The proteins below come from a single Arthrobacter sp. zg-Y1171 genomic window:
- a CDS encoding FAD-binding oxidoreductase, protein MIQAADLETLRNVVHGPLNSPGEPGYAVDTAGFNPSVIQRPDAVLGAAAVEDVQNAVRWAAERGIPVGMQATGHGAAAVMDEGLLINTSRLQDLAVDPDAGTVTVGAGVRWRSVLEETVLLGLTGPHGSSGTVGVVGYASGGGLPLMGRALGFASDHVQAIDVVTSDGSLRHLEGGSAEDAGLFAALRGGKGNFGVITSMTLGLTPFREFYGGGIMYPEDAGPEVLAAFRAWTPQLPTDVSASLAFLHLPDVPFLPEELRGTAPVHLRFAVFGSREEGDTLLEPMRHVSAPFMDTAGPMDYGAVGSIHMDPDEPVPGLDRGTLLAELPDELAAGLLGQVGPGSHTPLMMTEIRLMGGSLALDPPFEDAVSGRQAGFNLYSVGLNVPPAADATAAALDLLDVVVGPYTAGALVNLSGPARTEAGAQPAWDPEVFGRLQAAKAAYDPQNLFRFGHAVPLPAS, encoded by the coding sequence ATGATCCAGGCAGCCGACCTCGAAACCCTCCGCAACGTAGTCCACGGCCCGCTGAACAGTCCCGGGGAACCGGGGTACGCCGTCGACACCGCCGGCTTCAACCCCTCGGTGATCCAGCGTCCCGATGCCGTGCTCGGGGCAGCCGCCGTCGAGGATGTACAGAATGCCGTCCGCTGGGCAGCTGAGCGCGGTATTCCTGTCGGGATGCAGGCGACCGGCCACGGTGCTGCCGCCGTGATGGACGAGGGCCTGCTGATCAACACCTCCCGGCTGCAGGACCTGGCGGTGGACCCCGACGCCGGCACGGTCACCGTGGGTGCCGGCGTCCGCTGGCGCTCCGTGCTGGAGGAGACAGTGCTGCTCGGGCTTACGGGCCCCCACGGCTCCTCCGGAACCGTGGGAGTGGTGGGCTACGCGTCCGGCGGAGGGCTGCCGCTGATGGGCCGGGCGCTGGGATTCGCCAGCGACCATGTGCAGGCTATCGATGTTGTGACTTCCGACGGCAGCCTGAGGCACCTCGAAGGAGGCAGCGCCGAAGACGCCGGGTTGTTTGCGGCGCTGCGCGGCGGCAAGGGCAATTTCGGCGTCATCACGTCCATGACGCTCGGGTTGACCCCGTTCCGGGAGTTTTACGGCGGCGGCATCATGTACCCGGAAGATGCCGGTCCGGAGGTGCTGGCTGCGTTCCGAGCCTGGACACCCCAGCTGCCGACGGATGTTTCAGCGTCCCTGGCCTTCCTGCACCTGCCGGATGTCCCGTTCCTTCCCGAGGAACTGCGCGGTACCGCACCGGTGCACCTGCGGTTCGCGGTGTTCGGCAGCCGGGAAGAGGGCGACACGCTGCTGGAACCCATGCGGCATGTATCCGCGCCCTTCATGGATACGGCCGGGCCGATGGACTACGGGGCAGTAGGCAGCATCCACATGGATCCGGACGAACCGGTGCCCGGCCTGGACCGCGGGACCCTGCTGGCCGAGCTGCCCGATGAACTGGCGGCCGGTTTGCTGGGCCAGGTGGGGCCGGGATCGCATACTCCGCTGATGATGACGGAAATCCGGTTGATGGGCGGATCCCTGGCTCTGGATCCTCCGTTCGAGGATGCGGTGTCCGGCCGGCAGGCAGGCTTCAACCTCTACTCCGTGGGACTCAACGTCCCGCCGGCTGCGGACGCCACAGCAGCGGCCCTGGATCTGCTCGACGTCGTCGTCGGCCCCTACACTGCGGGTGCGCTGGTCAACCTCAGCGGACCGGCACGCACGGAGGCGGGCGCCCAGCCTGCGTGGGATCCGGAGGTTTTCGGACGGCTGCAGGCGGCCAAGGCCGCCTACGATCCGCAGAACCTCTTCCGGTTCGGCCACGCGGTTCCGCTGCCGGCCTCCTGA
- the paaZ gene encoding phenylacetic acid degradation bifunctional protein PaaZ, translating to MTATAIDVETVPSYVRGAWWTPDPAGARGTEVHDASTGELLALVSSEGLDTAAVVDYARTVGQAELGKSTFHQRALLLKELAMHLNAQREELYAVSARSGATRTDSLVDIDGGIGVLFAYGSKGRRELPNSTVIVDGAVEQLAKDGSFLGEHIYTRIPGVAVQINAFNFPVWGMLEKLAPAFLAGVPSIVKPASPTGYITAAAVRMIVDSGILPAGSLQLISGSARDLPDHLDYRDMVSFTGSASTAERLRAHPQIAVGGVRFTAETDSLNAALLGPDAVPGTPEFDAFIRSLVTEITAKAGQKCTAIRRAIVPAGLVDDVVSAAGERIRGRVVLGDPRADNVTMGALASREQLEGVREAVQRMLAAGAQLALGSLDAPDVVRADGSEGTSPDGAFMEPLLLTWPDSDADALHNIEAFGPVASVVGYTDAADAVRLAARGGGSLVATVCTNDPDVAREMLTGIAGHHGRVLFLNREDARSSTGHGSPVPHLVHGGPGRAGGGEELGGIRAVRHYMQRTAVQGSPNMLTALTGIWHPGADRRFDAGHPFRRHLSELRVGDAVRSDLREVTIEDIAAFAETTGDTFYAHTNAAAAEANPFFPGIVAHGYLLLSWGAGLFVDPAPGPVLANYGLENLRFLTPVAAGDSIRVTLTAKRITPRETDGYGEVAWDAVLTNQNDELVATYDVLTLVEK from the coding sequence ATGACGGCCACCGCCATCGACGTCGAAACCGTTCCCAGCTACGTCCGGGGGGCCTGGTGGACACCGGATCCGGCCGGAGCCCGCGGCACCGAAGTGCACGATGCCAGCACCGGTGAGCTGCTGGCGCTGGTCAGCAGTGAGGGTCTGGACACCGCCGCCGTCGTCGACTATGCCCGAACCGTCGGGCAGGCCGAACTGGGGAAGTCCACCTTCCACCAGCGGGCCCTGCTGCTCAAGGAACTCGCAATGCACCTCAATGCGCAGCGCGAGGAGCTGTACGCCGTGTCCGCCCGCAGCGGCGCCACCCGGACCGATTCCCTCGTGGACATTGACGGCGGGATCGGCGTCTTGTTTGCCTACGGTTCCAAGGGCCGCCGCGAACTGCCGAACTCCACCGTGATTGTCGACGGCGCCGTGGAACAGCTCGCCAAGGACGGCTCGTTCCTCGGTGAGCACATCTACACCCGCATTCCCGGCGTCGCCGTGCAGATCAACGCCTTCAACTTCCCGGTCTGGGGCATGCTGGAAAAGCTGGCCCCGGCGTTCCTCGCCGGGGTGCCGAGCATCGTCAAGCCCGCCAGCCCCACGGGGTACATCACGGCAGCGGCCGTGCGGATGATCGTGGACTCGGGCATTCTTCCCGCCGGATCCCTGCAGCTGATTTCCGGTTCCGCGCGGGACCTCCCGGATCACCTCGATTACCGGGACATGGTCTCCTTCACCGGCTCGGCCTCCACCGCCGAACGACTGCGTGCCCATCCGCAGATCGCCGTCGGCGGTGTCCGCTTCACGGCGGAAACGGATTCGCTCAACGCGGCACTCCTGGGTCCGGACGCCGTTCCGGGTACCCCCGAGTTTGACGCCTTCATCCGCTCCCTGGTCACCGAAATCACGGCCAAGGCCGGCCAGAAATGCACCGCAATCCGCCGGGCCATCGTCCCTGCCGGGCTCGTCGATGACGTGGTTTCCGCCGCCGGGGAGCGCATCCGCGGGCGCGTGGTCCTGGGCGATCCGCGTGCCGACAACGTGACGATGGGTGCCCTGGCCTCCCGGGAGCAGCTTGAGGGGGTCCGGGAAGCGGTGCAGCGGATGCTGGCGGCCGGCGCCCAGCTGGCGCTGGGATCGCTGGACGCCCCCGACGTCGTACGCGCCGACGGAAGCGAGGGAACCTCGCCGGACGGCGCCTTCATGGAGCCGCTGCTGCTGACCTGGCCGGACAGCGACGCGGATGCCCTGCACAATATCGAAGCCTTCGGCCCCGTGGCCTCGGTGGTGGGCTACACCGACGCCGCCGACGCCGTCCGGCTGGCCGCCCGCGGCGGAGGATCGCTGGTCGCCACGGTCTGCACCAATGACCCGGACGTGGCCCGGGAAATGCTTACCGGCATCGCCGGACACCACGGGCGGGTATTGTTCCTGAACCGCGAAGACGCGCGCTCCTCCACCGGGCACGGTTCGCCTGTGCCACACCTGGTGCACGGTGGTCCGGGCCGTGCCGGCGGCGGCGAGGAGCTGGGCGGCATCCGTGCGGTGCGGCATTACATGCAGCGCACCGCCGTGCAGGGCTCACCGAATATGCTCACCGCCCTCACCGGTATCTGGCATCCGGGGGCGGACCGCCGGTTCGACGCCGGCCATCCGTTCCGCAGGCACCTCAGCGAGCTGCGGGTGGGCGACGCCGTGCGGTCGGACCTGCGGGAAGTGACCATCGAGGATATCGCCGCCTTTGCGGAGACCACCGGGGACACGTTCTACGCCCACACGAACGCTGCAGCCGCAGAGGCGAATCCGTTCTTCCCGGGCATCGTGGCGCACGGCTACCTGCTGCTGTCCTGGGGTGCGGGCCTGTTCGTGGATCCCGCGCCGGGGCCGGTGCTGGCCAACTACGGACTGGAAAACCTGCGGTTCCTGACGCCGGTGGCCGCGGGGGACTCCATCCGCGTGACGCTGACCGCCAAGAGGATCACGCCGCGTGAAACGGACGGGTACGGCGAGGTGGCCTGGGACGCCGTCCTGACCAACCAGAACGACGAACTGGTGGCCACCTACGACGTGCTGACCCTGGTGGAGAAGTAA
- a CDS encoding SGNH/GDSL hydrolase family protein, translating into MSPKPLLFRRLAVLTLTIAALLAGGTAPATAGGHESDSRGGHGHGGGHGGGHGGGQGWGRDVDYVAFGDSYASGYGGGPLLDACGRTAQGYPALLDALNRVDLEADATCAGATALSTPSDTPVDLPQQINNASAYGELNARTDVVTLTIGGNDVRFGAVVAACAGAQLPATCAPAIEQATAYAQTALAPQLAAAFASIAEAAPRATLVVTGYPHLFEAGAPGPLSAEAQALFNGGTDALNAVIAAQVPEDGVFVDVVDEFAGHGVGSADSWIIFDTASPYNLHPTETGYREGYTAAILEDAGSEFGVGCRRGHHR; encoded by the coding sequence ATGAGCCCCAAACCGCTGCTGTTCCGCCGTCTGGCTGTCCTGACCCTGACCATCGCCGCCCTCCTGGCCGGAGGCACTGCCCCGGCCACTGCCGGCGGCCACGAATCCGATTCCCGCGGCGGGCACGGGCATGGAGGTGGCCACGGCGGAGGGCACGGCGGCGGTCAGGGCTGGGGACGCGACGTCGACTATGTGGCCTTCGGAGATTCCTACGCCTCCGGCTACGGCGGCGGTCCCCTACTGGACGCCTGCGGCCGTACCGCACAGGGCTACCCCGCCCTGCTGGACGCCTTGAACCGGGTGGATCTGGAAGCTGACGCCACCTGCGCCGGCGCCACGGCCCTGAGCACTCCGTCCGACACGCCGGTGGACCTGCCCCAACAGATCAACAATGCCTCAGCCTACGGCGAGCTCAACGCCCGGACCGACGTCGTGACCCTGACGATCGGCGGCAACGACGTACGGTTCGGTGCCGTGGTGGCCGCCTGCGCCGGGGCGCAGCTGCCGGCCACCTGTGCACCGGCCATCGAGCAGGCCACCGCTTACGCCCAAACCGCGCTGGCACCGCAGCTGGCTGCGGCATTTGCCAGTATTGCCGAGGCGGCGCCACGGGCCACCCTGGTGGTTACCGGATACCCGCATCTGTTCGAAGCCGGCGCTCCGGGACCGCTCAGTGCCGAGGCACAGGCCCTGTTCAATGGCGGCACCGACGCCCTGAATGCCGTCATCGCCGCGCAGGTTCCCGAAGACGGCGTGTTTGTGGACGTGGTGGACGAGTTTGCCGGGCACGGTGTCGGTTCCGCCGATTCGTGGATCATCTTCGACACTGCAAGCCCGTACAACCTGCACCCCACGGAGACGGGTTACCGGGAGGGCTACACCGCGGCCATCCTCGAGGACGCAGGCAGCGAGTTCGGGGTCGGCTGCCGGCGAGGGCACCATCGGTAG
- a CDS encoding CGNR zinc finger domain-containing protein produces the protein MSGNTPEPNVPADSGYPEPGGRAPAPAPLRLLQVFANTADREAGQDALDNTDSLTAWLGSYGLFGAGTQATDEDLALAIELREGLRSLFLTHHDGGHSEAAHDDGGHLHGTPAPDTVVGLERLDRALEQLPVRVVASGGEPRVEPVPQPPVREALARIGAVLVHADPAQLQRLKACRRDVCRWVFFDTSRNRGGTWCAMEICGARTKMQAYRKRNA, from the coding sequence ATGAGTGGTAACACTCCGGAACCAAATGTTCCTGCGGACAGCGGATACCCGGAGCCGGGCGGGCGCGCACCGGCCCCTGCTCCCCTGCGGCTCCTCCAGGTGTTCGCCAATACTGCCGACAGGGAAGCCGGGCAGGACGCCCTGGACAACACCGACAGCCTGACGGCGTGGCTGGGCAGCTATGGGCTCTTCGGGGCAGGCACGCAGGCTACCGATGAGGATCTTGCCCTGGCGATCGAACTTCGGGAGGGGCTGCGTTCTCTCTTCCTCACGCACCACGACGGCGGGCACAGCGAGGCTGCGCACGACGACGGCGGGCACCTGCACGGCACCCCGGCACCCGACACCGTCGTCGGCCTGGAGCGCCTGGACCGTGCCCTGGAGCAGCTTCCCGTTCGGGTCGTGGCCTCCGGAGGAGAGCCGCGCGTTGAACCGGTGCCCCAGCCCCCGGTGCGCGAGGCACTCGCCCGCATCGGTGCCGTCCTGGTCCATGCCGACCCGGCCCAGCTTCAGCGCCTGAAAGCGTGTCGCCGGGACGTCTGCCGCTGGGTCTTCTTTGACACTTCACGCAACCGGGGCGGAACCTGGTGCGCCATGGAGATCTGCGGCGCCCGCACAAAGATGCAGGCCTACCGCAAACGGAATGCCTAG
- a CDS encoding alpha/beta hydrolase, giving the protein MHITMVPGYQGSPPEQWQSRWEAELPDVTRIAPSSWDEPELQDWMAALDRAAGAQKGQTVLVAHSLGCLAAVEWLHRNPDGARGVFLVSPPDPVAASFPQAAETFRNPRMQELPVPGLLIASESDPYCALPSAQSIAAAWKLPVINAGELAHINEKSGVGYWEQGRDLLTAFTAGLGEPAAIG; this is encoded by the coding sequence ATGCACATCACCATGGTCCCGGGCTATCAGGGCTCACCGCCGGAGCAGTGGCAGAGCCGCTGGGAAGCGGAGCTGCCGGACGTCACCCGCATCGCGCCGTCGTCGTGGGATGAACCCGAGCTTCAGGACTGGATGGCGGCGCTGGACCGGGCCGCCGGCGCGCAGAAGGGGCAGACGGTCCTCGTGGCCCACAGCCTGGGCTGCCTGGCCGCGGTGGAGTGGCTGCATCGAAACCCCGACGGCGCCCGCGGAGTGTTCCTGGTCAGCCCGCCGGATCCCGTTGCCGCCTCGTTTCCGCAGGCCGCGGAAACGTTCCGGAATCCGCGGATGCAGGAACTGCCAGTGCCCGGCCTCCTGATTGCCAGCGAGAGCGATCCGTACTGTGCGCTGCCGTCCGCCCAAAGCATCGCTGCGGCCTGGAAACTGCCCGTTATCAACGCCGGCGAGCTCGCCCACATCAACGAAAAGAGCGGGGTGGGCTACTGGGAGCAGGGCCGCGACCTGCTCACGGCCTTCACCGCAGGGCTGGGGGAACCGGCCGCAATCGGATAA
- a CDS encoding ATP-dependent DNA ligase: protein MDLPVMPPVAPMLAKSVSALPRGDYLYEPKWDGFRSIIFRDGDDVEIGSRNEKPMTRYFPELVEALKANLPERCVLDGEIVMVAPDGKRLDFELLQQRIHPAASRVKLLAEETPARFVAFDLLALGDVDYRNRPFSERREALVQALKTAQAPVSVTAATDDADRAQDWFGRFEGAGLDGVVAKPLAGPYAPNKRTMAKLKHERTADCVLAGYRVHKSGPDLIGYRVHKSGPDLIGSLLLGLYNDDGVLVNVGAASSFPMDRRRELFEELQPLVAVEDGHPWAEGEQEKGTRTPRNSEGSRWSGKKDFSFVPLRPERVVEVRYDHMEGERFRHVAQFSRWRLDRTPESCTYEQLEEPVKFDLAEVLGS from the coding sequence ATGGACCTTCCAGTGATGCCCCCGGTTGCGCCGATGCTGGCCAAATCCGTCAGCGCCCTGCCCCGCGGGGACTACCTGTACGAACCCAAATGGGACGGATTCCGGTCCATCATTTTCCGGGACGGCGACGACGTCGAGATCGGCTCCCGGAACGAAAAGCCGATGACGCGGTATTTCCCCGAACTCGTGGAAGCACTTAAAGCGAACCTGCCGGAGCGGTGCGTGCTGGACGGCGAGATCGTCATGGTGGCTCCGGACGGCAAACGGCTGGACTTCGAACTGCTGCAGCAGCGGATCCATCCCGCCGCCAGCCGGGTGAAGCTGCTCGCGGAGGAAACTCCGGCCCGGTTCGTGGCCTTCGACCTGCTGGCCCTGGGCGACGTCGACTACCGGAACCGGCCCTTCTCCGAACGCCGGGAGGCCCTGGTGCAGGCGTTGAAAACGGCGCAGGCACCGGTGTCCGTCACCGCCGCCACCGACGACGCCGACCGGGCGCAGGACTGGTTCGGCCGTTTTGAAGGTGCGGGCCTGGACGGCGTGGTGGCCAAACCCCTGGCCGGACCCTACGCGCCGAACAAGCGCACCATGGCCAAGCTCAAGCACGAACGCACGGCGGACTGCGTGCTCGCCGGCTACCGGGTGCACAAGTCCGGCCCCGATCTGATCGGCTACCGGGTGCACAAGTCCGGCCCCGATCTGATCGGCTCCCTGCTGCTGGGGCTCTACAACGACGACGGCGTGCTGGTGAACGTGGGGGCGGCAAGTTCCTTCCCGATGGACCGCCGCCGGGAACTGTTCGAGGAACTCCAGCCGCTGGTCGCCGTCGAGGACGGACACCCGTGGGCCGAGGGGGAGCAGGAGAAGGGGACACGCACCCCGCGCAACTCCGAGGGCAGCCGATGGAGCGGGAAAAAGGACTTCTCTTTCGTGCCGCTGCGCCCGGAACGGGTGGTGGAGGTGCGCTACGACCACATGGAGGGCGAGCGGTTCCGCCATGTGGCCCAGTTTTCCCGCTGGCGGCTGGACCGCACGCCCGAATCCTGCACTTATGAGCAGTTGGAGGAACCGGTGAAGTTCGATCTGGCGGAGGTGCTCGGAAGCTAG
- the paaK gene encoding phenylacetate--CoA ligase PaaK, translating into MKAPSPPIKSAAADPSTLDPEERMSRDELEALQLVRLKQTVAYAYERVPLYRRKFDDAGVHPSDLGELSDLARFPYTTKEDLRSTYPFGMFAVPQQQVARIHASSGTTGRPTVVGYTAGDLDRWSTLVARSLRASGVRRGYKVHNAYGYGLFTGGLGAHFGAERLGCTVIPVSGGQTERQVQLIVDFEPDTILCTPTYLLAIADAMTAAGIDPRSTSLKNAVLGAEPWTEEMRHELETLMDLDACDIYGLSEVMGPGVAGECVESKDGAHIWEDHFRPEIIDPFDETRVLGDGEPGELVFTSLTKEALPIIRYRTHDLTRLLPGTARPSMRRMGRITGRSDDMIILRGVNLFPTQIEEIALRIPALSPHFQLEITRPERLDELTVRIERREDATTPDSAAAALELAAQVKIHVGSSCLVEVVDPGTLARSSGKLRRIYDLRRVTDTAPAQ; encoded by the coding sequence ATGAAAGCCCCCTCTCCTCCGATCAAGTCCGCCGCAGCCGATCCCTCGACGCTGGACCCGGAGGAACGTATGAGCCGGGACGAATTGGAGGCCCTCCAGTTGGTGCGTCTGAAGCAGACCGTCGCCTACGCATACGAACGGGTTCCGCTGTACCGGCGCAAGTTCGACGACGCCGGGGTGCACCCCTCCGACCTGGGCGAACTGAGCGACCTCGCACGGTTCCCGTACACCACGAAGGAGGACCTGCGCTCGACGTATCCGTTTGGGATGTTCGCCGTCCCGCAGCAGCAGGTGGCCCGCATCCACGCGTCCTCCGGAACCACGGGGCGGCCCACCGTCGTCGGCTACACCGCCGGGGACCTGGACCGCTGGAGCACCCTGGTGGCCCGTTCCCTGCGTGCCTCCGGAGTGCGCCGGGGATACAAGGTGCACAATGCCTACGGTTACGGTCTCTTCACCGGCGGGCTGGGGGCCCACTTCGGCGCGGAGAGACTCGGCTGCACGGTGATCCCCGTTTCCGGCGGGCAGACGGAGCGGCAGGTCCAGCTCATCGTGGACTTCGAACCGGACACCATCCTCTGCACGCCGACCTACCTACTGGCCATCGCCGACGCCATGACAGCGGCCGGCATCGATCCGCGCTCGACTTCGCTGAAGAACGCGGTCCTCGGGGCCGAGCCGTGGACCGAGGAAATGCGGCACGAACTCGAAACGCTGATGGACCTGGACGCGTGCGACATTTACGGACTCTCGGAAGTCATGGGGCCCGGCGTGGCCGGCGAGTGCGTGGAGAGCAAGGACGGGGCCCATATCTGGGAGGATCACTTCCGGCCGGAGATCATCGACCCGTTTGACGAGACCCGGGTCCTGGGCGACGGCGAGCCGGGCGAGCTGGTTTTTACCTCCCTGACGAAAGAGGCGCTGCCGATCATCCGCTACCGGACCCATGACCTGACCCGTCTGCTGCCCGGAACGGCCCGGCCCTCCATGCGCAGGATGGGACGCATCACCGGCCGCAGCGACGACATGATCATCCTGCGCGGAGTGAACCTTTTCCCCACCCAGATCGAGGAAATCGCGCTGCGCATCCCGGCGCTGAGCCCGCACTTCCAGCTCGAAATCACCCGCCCGGAACGCCTGGATGAGCTCACGGTCCGGATTGAGCGCCGGGAAGACGCCACGACGCCGGACTCCGCGGCGGCTGCGTTGGAACTCGCCGCGCAGGTCAAGATCCACGTCGGTTCCTCCTGCCTCGTTGAGGTGGTCGACCCCGGGACGCTGGCACGCTCCAGCGGCAAGCTGCGCCGGATCTACGACCTGCGCCGTGTCACCGATACCGCCCCGGCGCAGTGA
- a CDS encoding TetR/AcrR family transcriptional regulator: MPAAAGASSEPAPVPAAETEPEQTAAAVGPGSEPAAGPASGPRRGRPGYDQQTVLNVAVDVFNRHGYEATSMGILAENLGITKSAIYHHVTSKGDLLRLALDHALDGLEAVLDDPRASAGAADARLEFVLRGTIEVLTERLPFVTLLLRLRGNTEIERSALARRREFDHRVSGLVDAARSEGSVRSDIDPRTTTRLLFGTINSIVEWYRPGGPLPAQKLADNIITMVFDGLHTRRA; the protein is encoded by the coding sequence ATGCCTGCCGCCGCCGGAGCTTCCTCCGAACCTGCTCCCGTTCCCGCTGCCGAGACTGAACCGGAGCAGACCGCTGCCGCCGTCGGCCCCGGGTCCGAGCCTGCGGCCGGACCGGCATCCGGACCGCGCCGCGGCCGGCCCGGATACGACCAGCAGACAGTTCTGAATGTGGCCGTGGACGTGTTCAACCGGCACGGCTATGAAGCCACGTCCATGGGCATCCTGGCCGAGAATCTGGGCATCACGAAGTCCGCGATCTACCACCACGTAACGTCCAAGGGCGATCTGCTGCGCCTGGCGCTGGACCATGCGCTGGACGGACTCGAGGCCGTGCTGGACGACCCTCGGGCTTCGGCCGGTGCGGCGGATGCCCGGCTGGAATTCGTCCTGCGCGGCACCATCGAAGTGCTGACTGAGCGACTGCCGTTCGTGACGCTGTTGCTGCGCCTGCGCGGCAACACAGAAATCGAACGCAGTGCCCTGGCCCGCCGCCGCGAGTTCGACCACCGGGTGTCAGGGCTCGTGGACGCGGCCCGCAGCGAGGGGTCGGTGCGCAGCGACATCGATCCGCGCACCACCACGCGCCTGCTGTTCGGCACCATCAACTCGATCGTGGAATGGTATCGACCCGGCGGGCCGCTGCCCGCGCAGAAGCTCGCAGACAACATCATCACCATGGTTTTCGACGGGCTGCACACCCGCCGGGCCTGA
- a CDS encoding MFS transporter, translating into MKDPSWVLLRTDRSFRRYWLGQGAASAGAQVTGIAVPLVTAIALDAGPAAVSLVAAAGTLPYLLFSLVAGHVLQGRDQRRSMVAADLAQCVLLAQIPLAWAGGWLSVPLLAAVTFLSGCCALIFGLSAFAFVPALVADRDLAPANRAVQATRTVTEISGPGLAGLLVSAVGAPGALIATMLGHLASAAGVASSRPRSRTVGAGSTAVVPDPGPEPGRSSKPAPSKEKRPTILTGLRILFADRHLRALTVHAATYNAAEQILMLNLILWAVQQQDVGVGAYGLALAGAGVGGLLGTLVALRLADKAGLGPAFAVSLVLSCAVPLLLPVWPVTGWTLAAVIAAVMLLRGIGEGNANIYSLTMRQQLIPRDELTRSAGAYTQVMYGSIPLGALLAGVVGETLGVRAGVLIGAVGLVLSAVPMLTPAFLRLRTIPVPAAA; encoded by the coding sequence ATGAAGGACCCAAGCTGGGTGCTGCTGCGCACCGACCGCAGTTTCCGCCGCTACTGGCTGGGGCAGGGCGCTGCCAGCGCCGGGGCCCAGGTCACGGGCATCGCGGTTCCGCTGGTTACAGCCATCGCCCTCGATGCCGGGCCGGCGGCGGTCAGCCTTGTCGCTGCGGCCGGCACCCTGCCGTACCTGCTGTTCTCGCTGGTGGCCGGGCATGTCCTGCAGGGACGGGACCAGCGGCGCTCCATGGTGGCGGCCGATCTTGCCCAATGCGTGCTTCTGGCCCAGATTCCCCTGGCCTGGGCCGGGGGATGGCTCAGCGTCCCCCTGCTGGCCGCCGTCACCTTCCTCAGCGGCTGCTGCGCGCTGATTTTCGGGTTATCGGCCTTCGCCTTTGTGCCCGCGCTCGTTGCGGACCGGGACCTCGCGCCGGCCAACCGCGCCGTCCAAGCCACTCGAACCGTCACGGAGATCAGCGGCCCGGGGCTGGCCGGCCTGCTGGTCTCGGCGGTGGGCGCTCCCGGCGCCTTGATTGCCACCATGCTTGGGCACCTGGCTTCCGCTGCGGGAGTGGCCTCGAGCCGTCCGCGGTCCCGGACTGTCGGTGCGGGCTCGACGGCGGTGGTCCCCGACCCCGGCCCCGAGCCCGGCCGATCCTCGAAACCCGCCCCGTCCAAGGAGAAGCGGCCCACCATCCTCACCGGACTGCGGATCCTGTTCGCTGACCGCCATCTGCGCGCCTTGACCGTCCATGCGGCCACCTATAACGCCGCGGAACAGATCCTGATGCTGAACCTGATTCTCTGGGCGGTGCAGCAGCAGGACGTCGGTGTTGGCGCCTATGGCCTGGCGCTGGCCGGAGCCGGTGTCGGCGGCCTTCTCGGCACCCTGGTTGCGCTCCGCCTGGCCGACAAAGCAGGCCTTGGCCCGGCATTTGCCGTTTCGCTGGTGCTGTCCTGCGCGGTGCCGCTGCTGCTGCCGGTCTGGCCGGTCACCGGGTGGACCCTGGCTGCTGTCATTGCTGCGGTCATGCTGCTGCGGGGCATCGGCGAGGGCAACGCCAATATCTACTCGCTGACGATGCGCCAGCAGCTCATTCCGCGGGATGAACTCACCCGCTCCGCCGGTGCCTATACCCAGGTGATGTACGGCTCCATTCCGCTGGGCGCCCTGCTGGCCGGCGTCGTCGGCGAAACGCTGGGGGTCCGCGCCGGAGTCCTGATCGGCGCCGTCGGGCTGGTGCTCTCCGCGGTGCCGATGCTCACCCCCGCGTTCCTGCGGCTCCGCACCATCCCTGTCCCTGCCGCCGCCTGA